Proteins encoded together in one Pedosphaera parvula Ellin514 window:
- a CDS encoding YceI family protein: MKKSALIITLACLQFGAFAAPQEFDFKDPKGVNNVVFKTDAPLESINGTASGISGTVSFDPEKQDTLNGKIIVESASLHVPNPTMKGHLHSDKWLDVAKYPQITFETISLENVKTAGNVTTADVTGTLTIKGVSKKIAAPVKLTYLKDKLKDRFPNLKGDLLVIRSTFTVKRSDFGINKGNLEDKVSDDIELNLSLAGQAPR; encoded by the coding sequence ATGAAGAAATCTGCGCTCATCATCACTCTGGCCTGCCTCCAATTCGGGGCATTTGCCGCTCCGCAGGAATTTGATTTCAAGGATCCTAAAGGGGTTAACAACGTCGTGTTTAAGACCGATGCCCCCTTGGAATCCATCAACGGCACAGCCAGCGGCATCTCTGGCACCGTTTCTTTCGATCCCGAAAAACAAGACACTCTTAATGGCAAAATTATTGTGGAATCAGCCTCGTTGCATGTTCCCAATCCCACAATGAAAGGGCATCTTCATAGTGACAAATGGCTGGATGTCGCCAAATATCCTCAAATTACTTTTGAAACCATCAGCCTCGAAAACGTAAAGACTGCCGGCAATGTAACCACGGCGGATGTGACCGGCACCTTGACGATCAAAGGAGTCTCCAAAAAAATAGCTGCCCCAGTCAAACTTACCTACCTCAAGGACAAACTGAAAGATCGCTTCCCCAACCTAAAAGGTGACCTCCTGGTGATTCGATCAACATTCACCGTCAAGCGAAGCGATTTTGGCATTAACAAGGGCAATCTCGAGGATAAAGTTTCTGACGATATTGAACTCAACCTTAGCCTGGCTGGTCAGGCCCCTCGTTAA
- a CDS encoding Co(2+)/Mg(2+) efflux protein ApaG produces the protein MKDRAKFIEPAGLRVTVDKVMFYPEAETPPDRPYCFVYYISIHNETDIPVTIKGRKWVVTNERGEITAVEGEGVVGQTPTIDPGNSFDYNSFHLLDTTSAIAEGSYLGVDAAGCHVITRIPKFEMRVPSTGSLLRKRG, from the coding sequence GTGAAGGATAGAGCAAAGTTCATTGAACCTGCCGGGCTACGGGTAACCGTGGATAAGGTAATGTTTTACCCGGAAGCTGAAACTCCACCTGACCGCCCCTATTGCTTTGTTTATTACATCAGTATCCATAACGAGACTGACATTCCAGTCACCATCAAGGGCCGAAAGTGGGTCGTAACTAATGAGCGTGGCGAGATTACTGCCGTCGAAGGAGAAGGCGTGGTGGGGCAAACACCAACCATAGATCCTGGAAACTCATTTGATTATAACAGTTTTCATTTGCTTGATACCACCTCAGCAATAGCTGAAGGCAGCTACTTGGGCGTGGATGCTGCCGGCTGCCACGTGATTACGCGGATTCCCAAATTTGAAATGAGAGTTCCGTCCACCGGTAGTTTATTACGGAAAAGAGGTTAA
- the xylB gene encoding xylulokinase, with translation MRTLLIGVDSGTQSTKVLVVDAQNGKVLASAAQAYDLLPNLPPGAKEQHPHTWREATGSAIRQALRAAKAVAAEVKAIGVSGQQHGFVPLDEKGEVIRPAKLWCDTSTEAECAEITEKLGGPKATIKTLGNAVLPGFTASKILWLKNHEPKNYQRLATVLLPHDYLNFWLTGEKAMEYGDASGTALLDVRKRKWAQAAIDAIDPELMGKLPPLSSSDAPVGKLQSATARMLDLNTDVLVSAGGGDNMMGAIGTGNVNPGVITASFGTSGTIYACAEKPVVDPKGEIAAFCDSTNRWLPLLCTMNVTTATELVRNAAGWNHEKFSAMISRVPVGSGGLILLPYLEGERTPNVPAGTGVLMGVSQRTYNLDYQARAAMEGVTMGMNYGLRRLAELGVKPTQIRATGGGARSKVWRQIMADIFNAEVVTLKVSEGAAYGAALQALWCLRQQQGEKITIKEITDKFIELNKEETALPDSKNVETYRQLQELQDEMSASLRDVFVKHRRFVSR, from the coding sequence ATGAGAACGCTTTTGATCGGTGTTGATAGTGGAACGCAATCCACCAAGGTATTGGTGGTGGATGCACAGAACGGCAAAGTCCTGGCCTCGGCTGCCCAGGCGTATGATTTGCTGCCCAACCTTCCGCCTGGCGCGAAGGAGCAACATCCGCATACCTGGCGTGAGGCCACTGGGAGCGCGATCCGGCAGGCGTTACGGGCAGCCAAGGCGGTGGCTGCCGAAGTAAAAGCCATCGGCGTCAGCGGGCAGCAGCACGGGTTTGTGCCCCTGGATGAGAAGGGCGAAGTGATTCGCCCGGCCAAGCTCTGGTGTGACACGAGCACTGAGGCAGAGTGCGCTGAAATTACGGAAAAACTTGGCGGCCCCAAGGCGACGATCAAGACGCTGGGGAATGCGGTGCTGCCCGGGTTTACCGCTTCGAAAATATTATGGCTCAAAAATCATGAGCCAAAAAATTATCAACGCCTGGCCACAGTGCTTTTGCCGCACGATTACCTGAATTTTTGGCTGACGGGTGAGAAGGCGATGGAATATGGCGACGCGAGCGGCACCGCGCTGTTGGATGTGCGCAAACGCAAATGGGCGCAAGCGGCCATTGACGCGATTGATCCCGAGTTAATGGGGAAGCTTCCGCCGCTCAGCTCCAGTGATGCGCCGGTTGGCAAACTGCAATCGGCGACCGCCCGGATGCTGGACTTGAACACGGACGTGCTGGTCAGTGCCGGAGGGGGCGACAATATGATGGGCGCCATCGGAACTGGTAATGTCAACCCGGGCGTTATTACCGCGAGCTTTGGAACCAGCGGCACCATTTATGCCTGCGCGGAAAAGCCGGTGGTGGATCCCAAAGGAGAGATTGCTGCCTTCTGCGATTCCACGAATCGTTGGCTGCCGCTCCTATGCACCATGAACGTAACCACCGCGACCGAGTTGGTTCGCAATGCGGCAGGCTGGAATCATGAGAAATTTTCAGCAATGATTTCGCGGGTGCCGGTTGGTTCAGGTGGATTGATTCTGCTGCCCTATCTTGAAGGTGAAAGAACGCCAAATGTGCCAGCTGGGACGGGCGTTTTGATGGGAGTAAGCCAGCGCACTTATAATCTCGACTACCAGGCGCGCGCTGCCATGGAGGGTGTTACCATGGGGATGAACTATGGATTGCGGCGACTGGCCGAGTTGGGAGTCAAACCAACCCAGATTCGTGCGACCGGTGGCGGTGCCAGGTCGAAGGTATGGCGTCAAATCATGGCCGATATTTTCAATGCGGAAGTGGTCACACTCAAGGTCAGTGAAGGTGCGGCATACGGTGCCGCGTTACAGGCGCTTTGGTGTCTGCGCCAGCAACAGGGCGAAAAAATTACGATCAAGGAGATCACCGACAAGTTCATCGAATTAAACAAGGAAGAGACGGCTCTACCAGACAGCAAGAACGTGGAGACTTATCGGCAACTGCAGGAATTGCAGGATGAAATGTCTGCCAGTCTGCGTGATGTATTTGTGAAGCATCGGCGATTTGTATCGCGGTAA